A single genomic interval of Microbacterium hydrocarbonoxydans harbors:
- a CDS encoding cytochrome c oxidase subunit 4: MRDNVILWWVLTAFFALVGVVYTGWHILATPSDNFAERIEWVGTVALFFAAFMGAMIAFYLDRTHKAQNGELPEDILTSDIDDGDPELGEFSPWSWWPIVLAGSAGIFVVGLAVGQFLLPIGLSIFVVAIIGWVYEYYRGNFAR, encoded by the coding sequence ATGCGCGACAATGTCATTCTCTGGTGGGTCCTGACCGCGTTCTTCGCCCTCGTCGGCGTCGTGTACACGGGCTGGCACATCCTGGCCACGCCGTCGGACAATTTCGCAGAGCGGATCGAATGGGTCGGCACGGTCGCCCTGTTCTTCGCAGCCTTCATGGGTGCCATGATCGCGTTCTACCTCGATCGCACGCACAAGGCGCAGAACGGCGAGCTGCCTGAGGACATCCTCACGAGTGACATCGATGACGGCGACCCCGAACTGGGAGAGTTCAGCCCGTGGTCGTGGTGGCCGATCGTCCTCGCCGGCTCCGCCGGAATCTTCGTCGTGGGTCTGGCCGTCGGCCAATTCCTGCTCCCGATCGGCCTGTCGATCTTCGTCGTCGCGATCATCGGCTGGGTGTACGAGTACTACCGCGGCAACTTCGCCCGCTGA
- a CDS encoding rhodanese-like domain-containing protein, producing MIDRADYYAAKLAYETDASDVHAALKAGEDIVVIDVRSDEAWAQGRVAGAVHMHYSEIARRAPEEVPSDASVVVYCWSPGCNAGAKGAREFATLGYDVREMIGGFEYWVREGYPVEDADGVHRRPVDPLTGTARVRTRP from the coding sequence ATGATCGACCGTGCCGACTACTACGCAGCCAAGCTCGCCTACGAGACCGACGCCAGCGACGTCCATGCCGCTCTGAAGGCCGGGGAGGACATCGTCGTGATCGATGTGCGCTCGGACGAGGCGTGGGCGCAGGGCCGCGTCGCCGGCGCGGTGCACATGCACTACAGCGAGATCGCCCGTCGCGCGCCCGAGGAGGTCCCCTCGGACGCCTCCGTGGTCGTGTACTGCTGGAGCCCCGGATGCAACGCCGGGGCGAAGGGCGCACGGGAGTTCGCCACGCTCGGCTATGACGTGCGCGAGATGATCGGTGGCTTCGAGTACTGGGTCCGCGAAGGCTACCCGGTGGAGGACGCCGACGGCGTGCACCGACGCCCCGTGGACCCGCTCACCGGCACCGCCCGCGTCCGTACCCGCCCTTAG
- a CDS encoding GNAT family N-acetyltransferase — MSASIRPATIEDAEIIGAIEAEADALLIAGLGASDWPRAEDGLARLSEPGFVLLLEDDTADPSPVGFVHVLDADGHAHLEQLSVVPSAGRQGYGRQLVTAALDEARERGYSRVTLRTYAEIPWNAPFYASCGFLESIPETPFQRGLVETEASLGLDHYGRRVQMTALL; from the coding sequence ATGAGTGCATCGATCCGTCCCGCCACCATCGAGGACGCCGAGATCATCGGGGCCATCGAGGCCGAAGCGGATGCTCTCCTGATCGCAGGTCTCGGCGCTTCCGACTGGCCGCGCGCCGAAGACGGACTCGCCCGCCTCAGCGAGCCAGGGTTCGTCCTGCTGCTCGAGGACGACACCGCCGATCCCTCCCCCGTCGGTTTCGTCCACGTCCTGGATGCGGACGGACACGCACACCTCGAGCAGCTGTCTGTGGTGCCGTCAGCCGGTCGCCAGGGGTACGGTCGCCAGCTGGTCACTGCAGCCCTCGACGAGGCACGCGAACGCGGCTACTCTCGTGTCACCCTCCGCACGTACGCGGAGATCCCCTGGAATGCCCCGTTCTACGCCTCCTGCGGGTTCCTGGAGAGCATCCCGGAGACGCCGTTCCAACGCGGCCTGGTCGAGACCGAGGCATCCCTGGGCCTCGACCACTACGGCCGCCGCGTGCAGATGACGGCACTCCTCTGA
- a CDS encoding RidA family protein has translation MSSAVSLIRSPDLAAAPYAYAATAPAGSRLIFLAGACPLEDDGTTTAPGDYAAQASRCLETLEIALRASGATLADVISTRVLVASSSQAELVTAWDVIHEAFAEHDVPSTLMGVTVLGYDNQLVEVEAIAAVAEESR, from the coding sequence ATGAGCTCAGCAGTCTCCCTCATCCGCTCCCCCGATCTCGCAGCCGCCCCCTATGCCTACGCGGCTACTGCTCCGGCAGGCTCCCGACTCATCTTCCTCGCCGGAGCCTGCCCGCTCGAGGACGACGGCACCACGACCGCCCCCGGCGACTACGCCGCGCAAGCGTCACGATGCCTCGAGACCCTCGAGATCGCGCTGCGCGCCAGTGGCGCCACACTCGCCGACGTCATCAGCACGCGCGTTCTCGTGGCGTCGTCGTCTCAGGCTGAACTGGTCACGGCATGGGATGTCATTCACGAGGCGTTCGCAGAGCACGACGTACCGAGCACCCTCATGGGCGTCACCGTGCTGGGGTATGACAACCAGCTGGTCGAGGTCGAAGCGATCGCCGCGGTCGCCGAGGAGTCGCGATGA
- a CDS encoding cytochrome b has translation MSTATLSKEDKDNKAPLGGRFVGAASNYIDERTSISGFIKELGRKIFPDHWSFMLGEIALWSFVVVFLSGTFLTFFFEASMVETHYTGAYAPMRGIEMSAALESSLNISFDLRGGLLVRQIHHWAALVFIAGIGVHMLRVFFTGAFRKPRELNWVIGFVLFILAMAEGFTGYSLPDDLLSGNGLRIIDGMIKGIPLIGTWTSFLLFGGEFPGTAIVGRLYTLHILLLPLLVIGLIVVHLMLMIVNKHTQFAGPGRTNDNVVGYPMMPVYMSKMGGYLFIVFGVIVLIATFFQINPIWNYGPYDPSPVSAGTQPDWYIGFADGALRLAPSNLDIVFLDRTWSFGILLPLVVLGLFIVLVAIYPFIEAWITGDKREHHIAQRPRNAATRTAIGVAGVIFYAVLWAAASSDLIATHFMLTMEGVIHSLQALLIIGPVLGYFVAKRIAIALQKKDREIVLHGFESGRIVRLPGGEFIEVHQPVDKYDRWKLIDVDNYEPLVVRPNAKGRISWTENLRSSISRWFYEDRLAPLTQTEIEAADAHQHHVTAQNDETEAAEIQGAHERAGFPDAPLTVSETHVDETPNTPSTVIATEPVKKPRKKKSDDGE, from the coding sequence TTGAGCACCGCAACGCTGTCCAAAGAGGACAAGGACAACAAGGCGCCTCTCGGCGGCCGCTTCGTCGGCGCCGCGTCGAACTACATCGATGAGCGCACCAGCATCTCCGGCTTCATCAAGGAGCTCGGTCGCAAGATCTTCCCCGACCACTGGTCGTTCATGCTGGGTGAGATCGCACTGTGGAGCTTCGTGGTCGTGTTCCTCTCCGGAACCTTCCTGACGTTCTTCTTCGAGGCCTCCATGGTCGAGACCCACTACACCGGCGCCTACGCTCCGATGCGTGGCATCGAGATGTCGGCCGCCCTCGAGTCGTCGCTGAACATCTCGTTCGACCTCCGTGGCGGGCTCCTGGTCCGCCAGATCCACCACTGGGCCGCGCTGGTCTTCATCGCCGGCATCGGCGTGCACATGCTGCGCGTCTTCTTCACCGGCGCCTTCCGCAAGCCGCGTGAGCTGAACTGGGTGATCGGCTTCGTGCTGTTCATCCTCGCGATGGCCGAGGGCTTCACCGGCTACTCGCTTCCCGACGACCTCCTGTCGGGCAACGGCCTGCGCATCATCGACGGCATGATCAAGGGAATCCCCCTGATCGGAACGTGGACCTCCTTCCTGCTGTTCGGCGGCGAGTTCCCCGGCACAGCGATCGTCGGTCGCCTCTACACCCTGCACATCCTGCTGCTTCCGCTGCTGGTCATCGGCCTCATCGTCGTGCACCTGATGCTCATGATCGTCAACAAGCACACGCAGTTCGCCGGCCCCGGCCGCACGAACGACAACGTCGTGGGCTACCCGATGATGCCCGTGTACATGTCGAAGATGGGCGGCTACCTGTTCATCGTGTTCGGCGTGATCGTGCTGATCGCGACGTTCTTCCAGATCAACCCGATCTGGAACTACGGTCCCTACGACCCGTCCCCCGTCTCCGCCGGTACTCAGCCCGACTGGTACATCGGATTCGCCGACGGTGCGCTGCGTCTGGCTCCGTCGAACCTCGACATCGTGTTCCTCGACCGCACCTGGTCGTTCGGCATCCTGCTTCCGCTCGTCGTGCTGGGCCTGTTCATCGTGCTCGTCGCGATCTACCCCTTCATCGAGGCGTGGATCACGGGCGACAAGCGCGAGCACCACATCGCCCAGCGTCCCCGCAACGCAGCGACCCGCACCGCCATCGGCGTCGCCGGAGTCATCTTCTACGCGGTTCTGTGGGCCGCAGCATCGTCCGACCTCATCGCGACACACTTCATGCTCACGATGGAGGGTGTGATCCACAGTCTCCAGGCGCTGCTCATCATCGGCCCCGTGCTCGGCTACTTCGTCGCCAAGCGCATCGCCATCGCGCTGCAGAAGAAGGATCGCGAGATCGTGCTGCACGGTTTCGAGTCCGGTCGCATCGTCCGGCTCCCCGGTGGCGAGTTCATCGAGGTGCACCAGCCGGTCGACAAGTACGACCGCTGGAAGCTCATCGACGTCGACAACTACGAGCCCCTCGTGGTCCGCCCGAATGCGAAGGGTCGCATCTCGTGGACCGAGAACCTGCGCTCCTCCATCTCGCGGTGGTTCTACGAAGACAGGCTCGCTCCGCTCACGCAGACGGAGATCGAGGCGGCGGATGCGCACCAGCACCACGTCACGGCTCAGAACGACGAGACCGAAGCCGCAGAGATCCAGGGCGCCCACGAGCGCGCCGGCTTCCCTGACGCTCCGCTCACGGTCAGCGAGACCCACGTCGACGAGACGCCGAACACCCCCAGCACGGTCATCGCGACCGAGCCGGTGAAGAAGCCTCGCAAGAAGAAGTCGGACGACGGCGAGTAA
- a CDS encoding ubiquinol-cytochrome c reductase iron-sulfur subunit, which translates to MAHDDDSQALDRAYQPSPGLGVAVSDPVQNPGLPPHRARMTDKDPRAEKAAERTVYTLFYLSLAGSIWAVAAYMLFPIESGALIDIRQNNLFIGLGISLALLAIGIGAIHWSKALMSDKEHIEHRHPTRGKDSTREAVIESFATANEESGFGRRTMIRNSLFAAIVASIIPGVTLFRGLAPHSTPDDPTAGDPVVLLKHTMWEKGARLVRDPDGTPIRAADVTLGSAFHVIPEELAELSHHDGYLEEKAKAIVLMMRLRPEQLVEAEDRKDWSYDGIVAYSKVCTHVGCPVALYEQQTHHLLCPCHQSQFDVTDHAKVIFGPAARPLPQLPITVDDEGYLIARSDFTEPVGPSFWERH; encoded by the coding sequence ATGGCACACGACGACGACTCGCAGGCTCTTGACAGGGCCTACCAGCCCTCTCCGGGGCTGGGTGTCGCAGTCAGCGATCCCGTGCAGAACCCGGGGCTGCCGCCGCACCGCGCGCGGATGACCGACAAGGACCCGCGCGCTGAGAAGGCTGCGGAGCGCACGGTCTACACCCTGTTCTACCTCTCGCTGGCAGGAAGCATCTGGGCGGTCGCCGCCTACATGCTGTTCCCCATCGAGAGCGGCGCGCTCATCGACATCCGACAGAACAACCTCTTCATCGGTCTGGGCATCTCGCTCGCGCTGCTCGCCATCGGCATCGGCGCGATCCATTGGTCCAAGGCGCTGATGAGCGACAAGGAGCACATCGAGCACCGCCACCCCACCCGGGGCAAGGACTCGACCCGCGAGGCCGTCATCGAGTCGTTCGCCACCGCCAACGAGGAGTCCGGCTTCGGACGGCGCACGATGATCCGCAACTCGCTGTTCGCAGCGATCGTGGCATCGATCATCCCCGGCGTCACGCTGTTCCGCGGGCTCGCACCGCACAGCACGCCGGATGACCCCACTGCGGGCGACCCCGTCGTGCTCCTCAAGCACACGATGTGGGAGAAGGGCGCTCGCCTCGTCCGCGACCCGGACGGCACGCCGATCCGCGCCGCGGATGTCACCCTCGGCTCGGCGTTCCACGTCATCCCGGAAGAGCTCGCTGAGCTCAGCCACCACGACGGCTACCTCGAGGAGAAGGCCAAGGCCATCGTCCTGATGATGCGCCTGCGTCCCGAGCAGCTCGTCGAGGCCGAGGACCGCAAGGACTGGTCGTACGACGGCATCGTCGCGTACTCGAAGGTCTGCACCCACGTCGGCTGCCCCGTGGCGCTGTACGAGCAGCAGACGCACCACCTCCTCTGCCCCTGCCACCAGTCGCAGTTCGATGTGACGGATCACGCCAAGGTCATCTTCGGCCCGGCCGCGCGACCGCTGCCTCAGCTGCCCATCACCGTCGACGACGAGGGCTACCTCATCGCACGCAGTGACTTCACCGAGCCCGTCGGCCCGAGCTTCTGGGAGCGCCATTGA
- a CDS encoding c-type cytochrome, whose amino-acid sequence MAREKKRRSNGRRSPLAAAALIGAGLMITGAVYAGTSAAFAASDTETTAASTLTVEDGEKLFTANCATCHGLDLQGTPNGPSLYGVGELAVEFQVSTGRMPLQMQGPQAPQKEPQFTEEQILAMASYVQSEAPGPTFPDEKTLDGEGDVAHGAELFRVNCAMCHNVAAAGGALTEGKYAPAITETSALHIYAAMVTGPQNMPVFGDMNLSDEDKRDIISALLFQQQSVQVGGFSLGSLGPVSEGLFAWIFGIGALVAITVWITAKSN is encoded by the coding sequence ATGGCACGAGAGAAGAAGCGCCGTTCGAACGGGCGTCGCAGTCCCCTGGCTGCGGCGGCCCTCATCGGAGCAGGCCTCATGATCACCGGCGCCGTGTACGCCGGAACGTCCGCAGCCTTCGCTGCGAGCGACACCGAGACCACGGCGGCCAGCACGCTCACGGTCGAGGACGGCGAGAAGCTGTTCACGGCCAACTGCGCCACCTGCCACGGCCTCGACCTGCAGGGCACCCCCAACGGCCCCAGCCTCTACGGCGTGGGCGAGCTCGCGGTGGAGTTCCAGGTCTCGACCGGCCGCATGCCGCTGCAGATGCAGGGACCGCAGGCTCCCCAGAAGGAGCCGCAGTTCACCGAGGAGCAGATCCTCGCGATGGCGTCCTATGTGCAGTCCGAGGCCCCCGGCCCGACCTTCCCCGACGAGAAGACCCTCGACGGCGAAGGCGACGTGGCGCATGGCGCCGAGCTCTTCCGCGTGAACTGCGCGATGTGCCACAACGTGGCCGCCGCCGGTGGAGCGCTCACGGAGGGCAAGTACGCCCCGGCCATCACGGAGACGAGTGCGCTGCACATCTACGCGGCCATGGTCACCGGCCCCCAGAACATGCCCGTCTTCGGCGACATGAACCTGTCGGACGAGGACAAGCGCGACATCATCTCGGCGCTGCTGTTCCAGCAGCAGTCCGTGCAGGTCGGCGGATTCTCGCTCGGTTCGCTCGGTCCGGTCTCCGAGGGCCTGTTCGCCTGGATCTTCGGAATCGGCGCGCTCGTCGCGATCACCGTGTGGATCACGGCGAAGTCCAACTGA
- a CDS encoding cytochrome c oxidase subunit 3, with amino-acid sequence MTTSATYAPAARTIKRPNPVAVGTIVWLGSEVMFFAGLFAIYFTLRSTSPDLWEARTELLNVPFAFVNTAILVLSSFTCQMGVFAAEDLQPYRIAKGQKNGAGRRRLFGWGMVEWFFLTFALGAIFVSGQVWEYAQLVAEGMPISADSYASAFYLTTGFHALHVTGGLIAFLLVIGRAYAVKNFRHKEATSSIVVSYYWHFVDVVWIVLFVVIYFLK; translated from the coding sequence GTGACGACCTCAGCGACGTATGCCCCGGCGGCAAGAACGATCAAGCGCCCCAATCCGGTAGCTGTCGGCACCATTGTGTGGCTCGGCAGTGAGGTGATGTTCTTCGCGGGACTCTTCGCGATCTACTTCACGCTCCGCAGCACCTCCCCCGACCTCTGGGAGGCCCGGACCGAGCTGCTGAACGTCCCGTTCGCGTTCGTGAACACCGCGATCCTCGTCCTCTCCTCGTTCACCTGCCAGATGGGTGTCTTCGCAGCGGAGGACCTGCAGCCGTACCGGATCGCCAAGGGGCAGAAGAACGGCGCGGGTCGCCGTCGCCTGTTCGGCTGGGGCATGGTCGAGTGGTTCTTCCTCACCTTCGCACTCGGCGCGATCTTCGTGTCCGGCCAGGTCTGGGAGTACGCGCAGCTCGTCGCAGAGGGCATGCCCATCAGCGCCGACTCCTACGCTTCCGCGTTCTACCTGACGACCGGCTTCCACGCCCTGCACGTCACCGGCGGTCTCATCGCGTTCCTGCTCGTCATCGGCCGCGCATACGCCGTCAAGAATTTCCGGCACAAGGAGGCGACCTCCTCGATCGTGGTGTCCTACTACTGGCACTTCGTCGACGTCGTCTGGATCGTGCTGTTCGTCGTTATCTACTTCCTGAAATAA
- the trpD gene encoding anthranilate phosphoribosyltransferase has translation MADSLTWSDLLTTLLERRDLSVWESTWAMRQIMRGDVSEAQLAGFLVALRAKGETIDEIVGFRDAILEAAVPLPVSPNVLDIVGTGGDRVGTVNVSTTAAVIIGATGVPVVKHGNRAASSASGSSDVLSALGLELTLDPAAVSTILDRTGITFAWAGAFHPGFKHAGAVRSQLGVPTVFNMLGPLCNPARAEANAVGVAQLERVPLITGVFRTRGATALVFRGDDGLDELTTTGHSRIWEVTRGDIHEHDLDPRDLDIPIADLADLLGGTPEHNADVLRRTLAGETGAVRDIVLLNAAAGIVAFELSQDATQVQRPILERLRAGYDRAAAAVDDGRAAAKLDEWIGVSRELASA, from the coding sequence ATGGCTGATTCCCTGACCTGGTCCGATCTGCTCACCACTCTTCTGGAGCGTCGTGACCTCAGCGTCTGGGAGTCGACGTGGGCGATGCGTCAGATCATGCGCGGTGACGTCTCGGAGGCCCAGCTCGCCGGGTTCCTCGTCGCGCTGCGGGCCAAGGGCGAGACGATCGACGAGATCGTCGGCTTCCGCGACGCGATCCTCGAGGCGGCCGTCCCGCTGCCGGTCTCGCCGAACGTCCTCGACATCGTCGGCACGGGTGGCGACCGGGTCGGCACGGTGAACGTCTCCACCACGGCCGCTGTCATCATCGGCGCGACCGGGGTCCCGGTCGTCAAGCACGGCAACCGAGCGGCGAGCTCGGCATCCGGCTCCTCCGACGTGCTGAGCGCGCTGGGGCTCGAGCTGACCCTCGACCCGGCGGCGGTGTCGACGATCCTCGACCGCACCGGCATCACCTTCGCCTGGGCGGGGGCTTTCCACCCCGGCTTCAAGCACGCAGGAGCCGTGCGCTCCCAGCTCGGGGTGCCGACCGTCTTCAACATGCTCGGCCCGCTCTGCAACCCTGCGCGCGCGGAGGCGAACGCCGTCGGCGTCGCCCAGCTCGAACGCGTGCCCCTGATCACCGGGGTGTTCCGTACCCGCGGTGCGACGGCTCTCGTCTTCCGCGGCGACGACGGGCTCGACGAGCTGACCACCACCGGTCACAGCCGGATCTGGGAGGTCACCCGCGGTGACATCCACGAGCACGACCTGGATCCGCGCGACCTCGACATCCCGATCGCCGACCTCGCCGACCTCCTCGGCGGCACCCCGGAGCACAACGCGGACGTGCTGCGACGCACGCTCGCGGGGGAGACGGGAGCCGTGCGTGACATCGTGCTGCTCAATGCCGCAGCCGGCATCGTCGCCTTCGAGCTCTCGCAGGATGCCACCCAGGTGCAGCGCCCCATCCTCGAGCGCCTGCGCGCCGGGTACGACCGCGCAGCGGCCGCCGTCGACGACGGTCGCGCCGCCGCCAAGCTCGACGAGTGGATCGGCGTGAGCCGAGAGCTCGCCTCTGCATAG
- a CDS encoding PHP domain-containing protein translates to MDPIAALLEIASLLERERASRYRAKAFRQAAATLQQLPDDVRSDPTRLRAAKGIGESTFAVIRQAQAGEVPEYLIELRGDVEPERVSELRAKLRGDLHAHTDWSDGTTPIAVMAQAARALGHEYQAITDHSPRLRVARGLSAERLREQMPLVRAESGDGFTLLAGIEVDILEDGSLDQEDALLGELDIVVASVHSKLRMDSRPMTARMLAAVSNPRVNVLGHCTGRLVQGNRGTRPESQFDAARVFAACAENGVAVEINSRPERQDPPDELIAIALEAGCLFSIDSDAHAPGQLSLLDHGAERAERAGVPAARIITTWGLERLRAWAS, encoded by the coding sequence ATGGACCCGATCGCCGCGCTGCTCGAGATCGCCTCCCTCCTCGAGCGCGAGCGCGCCTCGCGGTATCGGGCGAAGGCGTTCCGCCAGGCGGCGGCGACGCTCCAGCAGCTTCCTGACGACGTCCGGAGCGACCCCACGCGGCTGCGTGCAGCCAAGGGCATCGGCGAGTCGACCTTCGCGGTGATCCGGCAGGCGCAGGCGGGAGAGGTGCCCGAGTACCTGATCGAGCTCCGCGGCGACGTGGAGCCGGAGCGGGTGTCGGAGCTCCGCGCCAAGCTCCGCGGCGATCTGCATGCCCATACGGACTGGTCGGACGGCACCACCCCGATCGCGGTGATGGCCCAGGCCGCCCGCGCCCTCGGGCATGAGTACCAGGCGATCACCGACCACTCGCCGCGCCTCCGTGTGGCTCGCGGGCTGTCGGCGGAGCGGCTGCGCGAGCAGATGCCGCTCGTCCGCGCCGAGTCGGGGGACGGCTTCACGCTCCTGGCCGGCATCGAGGTCGACATCCTCGAAGACGGCTCGCTCGACCAGGAGGACGCGCTGCTGGGCGAGCTGGACATCGTCGTGGCATCCGTCCATTCCAAACTGCGCATGGACTCACGGCCGATGACGGCGCGGATGCTCGCCGCGGTGTCGAACCCGCGGGTCAATGTGCTCGGACACTGCACCGGGCGCCTGGTGCAGGGGAACCGCGGCACGCGGCCGGAGTCGCAGTTCGATGCCGCGCGGGTGTTCGCGGCCTGTGCCGAGAACGGAGTGGCCGTCGAGATCAACTCGCGTCCTGAGCGTCAGGATCCGCCGGACGAGCTGATCGCCATCGCGCTCGAGGCGGGATGCCTGTTCTCCATCGACTCCGATGCGCATGCGCCGGGCCAGCTGTCGCTCCTGGACCACGGCGCGGAGCGTGCCGAACGGGCGGGAGTCCCCGCTGCGCGGATCATCACCACCTGGGGCCTCGAGCGCCTGCGCGCCTGGGCGAGCTGA
- a CDS encoding 5'-3' exonuclease yields MPRADKLLLLDTASLYFRAFYGVPDKVTAPDGSPINAARGLLDIIAKLVTLYEPTHVIACWDDDWRPQWRVDLIPSYKAHRVVEVVPAGPDVEEVPDPLEAQIPLIRQTLAALGIPIIGVAEHEADDVIGTLATHATMPVDIVTGDRDLFQLVDDERGVRVIYTAKGMSNLEIVTDAVVVAKYGVLPGQYADFATMRGDASDGLPGVAGVGEKTAATLLQAHGDLEGIRAAAEAGEGMSAGVRAKVLAAAPYLEVAPTVVAVATDLDIVAPSDALRPLDPGEVDAATALAEKWNLGGSMTRAIAAIATIDA; encoded by the coding sequence ATGCCCCGCGCCGACAAGCTGCTCCTGCTCGACACCGCCAGTCTCTACTTCCGCGCCTTCTACGGCGTCCCTGACAAGGTCACGGCTCCCGACGGCTCCCCGATCAACGCGGCGAGAGGGCTCCTCGACATCATCGCCAAGCTCGTCACGCTGTACGAGCCGACCCACGTGATCGCGTGCTGGGATGACGACTGGCGCCCGCAGTGGCGCGTCGATCTGATCCCGAGCTACAAGGCTCACCGGGTCGTGGAGGTCGTTCCCGCAGGCCCGGACGTCGAGGAGGTCCCCGACCCGCTGGAGGCGCAGATCCCGCTCATCCGGCAGACGCTCGCCGCCCTCGGCATCCCGATCATCGGCGTCGCCGAGCACGAGGCCGACGATGTCATCGGCACGCTCGCGACGCACGCGACCATGCCGGTCGACATCGTCACCGGCGACCGCGACCTTTTCCAGCTCGTGGACGACGAGCGCGGCGTCCGCGTCATCTACACGGCCAAGGGCATGAGCAACCTGGAGATCGTGACGGATGCCGTCGTGGTCGCCAAGTACGGAGTGCTCCCCGGACAGTATGCCGACTTCGCCACCATGCGAGGCGATGCGTCCGACGGACTCCCCGGCGTCGCGGGAGTCGGCGAGAAGACGGCGGCGACGCTGCTGCAGGCGCACGGCGACCTCGAGGGGATCCGCGCGGCGGCCGAAGCGGGCGAGGGTATGAGCGCCGGCGTCCGCGCGAAGGTGCTCGCCGCGGCCCCCTACCTCGAGGTCGCCCCCACCGTCGTCGCGGTGGCGACCGATCTCGACATCGTCGCGCCGAGCGATGCTCTCCGCCCGCTCGACCCGGGCGAGGTGGATGCTGCCACCGCGCTGGCGGAGAAGTGGAATCTGGGAGGTTCGATGACGAGGGCGATCGCCGCGATCGCCACGATCGACGCCTGA
- the rpsA gene encoding 30S ribosomal protein S1 gives MTTATTAPATKQVAINDIGSAEDFLAAVEKTLKFFNDGDIIEGTIVKIDRDEVLLDVGYKTEGVIPSRELSIKHDVDPNEVVKVGDEVEALVLQKEDKEGRLILSKKRAQYERAWGDVEKIKENDGVVTGTVIEVVKGGLIVDIGLRGFLPASLIELRRVRDLTPYLGQEIEAKILELDKNRNNVVLSRRALLEQTQSESRTTFLNNLHKGQVRKGVVSSIVNFGAFVDLGGVDGLVHVSELSWKHIEHASEVVEVGQEVTVEILEVDLDRERVSLSLKATQEDPWQVFARTHAIGQVTPGKVTKLVPFGAFVRVADGIEGLVHISELSSKHVELAEQVVSVGEEVFVKVIDIDLERRRISLSLKQANESVDPNGTEFDPALYGMVAEYDENGEYKYPEGFDAETGAWKEGFDAQREAWEQEYAAAQARWEAHKAQVTKAAEAEAAAGDDFGGQVFSSEAAGAGTLADDEALAALREKLSGGNA, from the coding sequence ATGACTACCGCAACGACCGCCCCGGCCACCAAGCAGGTCGCCATCAACGACATCGGATCTGCTGAGGACTTCCTGGCCGCGGTCGAGAAGACCCTGAAGTTCTTCAACGACGGCGACATCATCGAGGGCACGATCGTCAAGATCGACCGCGATGAGGTCCTCCTCGATGTCGGATACAAGACCGAGGGTGTCATCCCCTCGCGCGAGCTCTCGATCAAGCACGACGTCGACCCCAACGAGGTCGTCAAGGTCGGCGACGAGGTCGAGGCCCTGGTTCTCCAGAAGGAGGACAAGGAAGGCCGTCTGATCCTCTCCAAGAAGCGCGCACAGTACGAGCGTGCCTGGGGAGACGTCGAGAAGATCAAGGAGAACGACGGCGTCGTCACCGGTACGGTCATCGAGGTCGTCAAGGGTGGACTCATCGTCGACATCGGCCTCCGTGGCTTCCTGCCGGCCTCGCTCATCGAGCTCCGCCGCGTCCGCGACCTCACGCCGTACCTCGGCCAGGAGATCGAGGCCAAGATCCTCGAGCTCGACAAGAACCGCAACAACGTCGTGCTCAGCCGCCGCGCGCTGCTCGAGCAGACGCAGTCGGAGTCGCGCACCACGTTCCTGAACAACCTGCACAAGGGTCAGGTCCGCAAGGGTGTCGTTTCGTCGATCGTCAACTTCGGTGCGTTCGTCGACCTGGGCGGCGTGGACGGCCTCGTGCACGTCTCCGAGCTGTCCTGGAAGCACATCGAGCACGCCTCCGAGGTCGTCGAGGTTGGCCAGGAGGTCACCGTCGAGATCCTCGAGGTCGACCTCGACCGCGAGCGCGTCTCCCTGTCGCTGAAGGCGACGCAGGAGGACCCGTGGCAGGTCTTCGCCCGTACCCACGCGATCGGTCAGGTCACGCCGGGTAAGGTCACCAAGCTCGTTCCGTTCGGCGCGTTCGTCCGCGTCGCAGACGGCATCGAGGGCCTCGTCCACATCTCCGAGCTCTCCAGCAAGCACGTCGAGCTGGCCGAGCAGGTCGTCTCCGTCGGCGAAGAGGTGTTCGTCAAGGTCATCGACATCGACCTCGAGCGTCGCCGCATCTCGCTGTCGCTGAAGCAGGCCAACGAGTCGGTCGACCCCAACGGCACCGAGTTCGACCCGGCCCTGTACGGCATGGTCGCGGAGTACGACGAGAACGGCGAGTACAAGTACCCGGAGGGCTTCGACGCCGAGACCGGTGCGTGGAAGGAAGGCTTCGACGCCCAGCGCGAGGCATGGGAGCAGGAGTACGCTGCGGCCCAGGCTCGCTGGGAGGCGCACAAGGCTCAGGTCACCAAGGCAGCCGAGGCAGAAGCTGCCGCCGGCGACGACTTCGGCGGCCAGGTCTTCTCGAGCGAGGCCGCAGGCGCGGGCACGCTCGCTGACGACGAGGCACTCGCGGCTCTGCGCGAGAAGCTCTCGGGCGGCAACGCGTAA